From the genome of Neomonachus schauinslandi chromosome 5, ASM220157v2, whole genome shotgun sequence, one region includes:
- the STUB1 gene encoding E3 ubiquitin-protein ligase CHIP isoform X1, translating into MLPTGSAPFPPPAARRTHARPRLPRVRPPHWPRPARPEVPVADCWTGPERIGGSGCGLGLRAQGGPDAEPGSKAQAVPRGAMKGKEEKEGGARLGAGGGSPEKSPSAQELKEQGNRLFVGRKYPEAAACYGRAITRNPLVAVYYTNRALCYLKMQQHEQALADCRRALELDGQSVKAHFFLGQCQLEMESYDEAIANLQRAYNLAKEQRLNFGDDIPSALRIAKKKRWNSIEERRIHQENELHSYLTRLIVAERERELEECQRNHDGDEDDGHIRAQQACIEAKHDKYLADMDELFSQVDEKRKKRDIPDYLCGKISFELMREPCITPSGITYDRKDIEEHLQRVGHFDPVTRSPLTQEQLIPNLAMKEVIDAFISENGWVEDY; encoded by the exons ATGCTCCCAACCGGCTccgcccccttcccccctcccgcGGCTCGTCGGACGCATGCGCGTCCCCGCCTACCGCGCGTCCGCCCGCCCCACTGGCCCCGCCCCGCGCGGCCGGAAGTTCCGGTGGCGGATTGCTGGACCGGGCCCGAGCGGATCGGGGGTTCGGGTTGCGGGCTCGGGCTGCGGGCGCAGGGTGGGCCAGACGCGGAGCCTGGGAGCAAAGCCCAGGCTGTGCCGCGCGGCGCCATGAAGggcaaggaggagaaggagggcgGCGCGCGGCTGGGCGCCGGCGGCGGAAGCCCCGAAAAGAGCCCGAGCGCGCAGGAGCTCAAGGAGCAGGGCAACCGGCTCTTCGTGGGCCGCAAGTACCCGGAGGCGGCGGCCTGCTACGGCCGCGCCATC ACCCGGAATCCCCTGGTGGCAGTGTACTACACCAACCGGGCATTGTGCTACCTGAAGATGCAGCAGCATGAGCAGGCTCTGGCAGACTGCCGGCGGGCTTTGGAACTGGACGGGCAGTCTGTGAAGGCACACTTCTTCCTGGGGCAGTGCCAGCTAGAGATGGAGAGCTATGATGAGGCCATTGCTAATCTGCAGCGAG CCTACAACCTGGCCAAGGAGCAACGGCTCAACTTTGGGGATGACATCCCTAGTGCTCTGCGCATCGCTAAGAAGAAGCGATGGAACAGCATCGAGGAGCGGCGCATCCACCAGGAGAACGAGCTGCACTCCTACCTCACTCGGCTTATTGTGGCCGAGCGGGAGAG GGAACTAGAAGAATGTCAGCGGAATCACGACGGCGATGAGGACGATGGCCACATCCGGGCCCAGCAGGCCTGCATCGAGGCCAAGCAC GACAAGTATTTAGCAGACATGGATGAGCTTTTCTCCCAGGTGGATGAGAAGAGAAAG AAGCGAGACATCCCGGACTATCTGTGTGGCAAGATCAGCTTTGAGCTCATGCGGGAACCATGCATCACGCCCAGCGGCATCACCTATGACCGAAAGGACATTGAGGAGCATCTGCAG CGCGTGGGCCACTTTGACCCTGTCACCCGGAGCCCCCTGACCCAGGAACAGCTCATCCCCAACCTGGCCATGAAAGAGGTCATTGATGCTTTCATCTCCGAGAACGGCTGGGTGGAGGACTACTGA
- the JMJD8 gene encoding jmjC domain-containing protein 8 isoform X4: MPRGGGLMAPGARLLFLLAVWTLAALARHGTGKAGDGGWQRPGPAVLAEEQRCAVERRADLSYSEFVQHYAFSRPVILQGLTDNSRFRALCSRERLLASFGDSVVRLSTANTYSYRKVDLPFQEYVEHLLYPQDPTSLGNDTLYFFGDNNFSEWASLFQHYSPPPFSLLGTTTAYSFGIAGAGSGVPFHWHGPGFSEVIYGRKRWFLYPPEKTPEFHPNKTTLAWLQDMYPTLAPSARPLECTVQAGAVFP, translated from the exons ATGCCTCGTGGCGGCGGGCTCATGGCGCCGGGGGCGCGGCTGCTCTTCCTGCTGGCGGTGTGGACGCTGGCTGCTCTGGCCCGGCACGGCACCGGGAAGGCGGGCGATGGAGGGTG GCAGCGGCCCGGACCGGCGGTCCTGGCGGAGGAGCAGCGCTGCGCCGTGGAACGTCGGGCGGACCTCAGCTACTCCGAGTTCGTGCAGCA CTACGCCTTCTCCAGACCCGTCATTCTGCAGGGGCTCACAGACAACTCG agGTTCCGGGCTTTGTGCTCCCGAGAAAGGCTACTGGCCTCCTTTGGGGACAGCGTGGTTCGGCTGAGCACTGCCAATACCTACTCCTACCGGAAAG TGGACCTGCCCTTTCAGGAGTATGTGGAGCACTTGCTGTATCCCCAGGACCCTACCTCCCTGGGCAACG ACACCTTGTATTTCTTTGGGGACAACAATTTCAGCGAATGGGCATCGCTCTTTCAGCACTACTCCCCACCACCATTTAGCCTGCTGGGTACCACTACTGCTTACAGTTTTGGAATCGCAG GAGCTGGCTCTGGGGTGCCCTTCCACTGGCATGGGCCCGGGTTCTCAGAGGTGATCTACGGCCGCAAG CGCTGGTTCCTATATCCCCCTGAGAAGACACCCGAGTTCCATCCCAATAAAACCACGCTGGCCTGGCTTCAGGACATGTACCCAACCCTGGCACCATCTGCAAGGCCCTTGGAGTGCACCGTCCAGGCTG gTGCTGTATTTCCCTGA
- the FBXL16 gene encoding F-box/LRR-repeat protein 16, with the protein MSSPGVDGDPKPPCLPRNGLVKLPGQPNGLGAASITKGTPAAKNRPCQPPPPPTLPPPSLAAPLPRAALAGGLCPPAGLPLGGPASAPVPGPPVERPPLATDEKILNGLFWYFSACEKCVLAQVCKAWRRVLYQPKFWAGLTPVLHAKELYNVLPGGEKEFVNLQGFAARGFEGFCLVGVSDLDICEFIDNYALSKKGVKAMSLKRSTITDAGLEVMLEQMQGVVRLELSGCNDFTEAGLWSSLSARITSLSVSDCINVADDAIAAISQLLPNLAELSLQAYHVTDTALAYFTARQGHSTHTLRLLSCWEITNHGVVNVVHSLPNLTALSLSGCSKVTDDGVELVAENLRKLRSLDLSWCPRITDMALEYVACDLHRLEELVLDRCVRITDTGLSYLSTMSSLRSLYLRWCCQVQDFGLKHLLAMRSLRLLSLAGCPLLTTTGLSGLVQLQELEELELTNCPGATPELFKYFSQHLPRCLVIE; encoded by the exons ATGTCGAGCCCGGGTGTGGACGGCGACCCCAAGCCTCCATGCTTGCCTCGCAATGGCCTCGTGAAGCTGCCAGGCCAGCCCAACGGCCTGGGTGCAGCCAGTATCACCAAGGGCACGCCAGCTGCCAAGAACCGCCCCTGCCAaccacctcccccacccactctcccACCACCCAGCCTGGCTGCCCCACTGCCACGGGCTGCCCTGGCTGGGGGCCTGTGCCCCCCAGCAGGGCTCCCCCTTGGTGGACCAGCCTCAGCCCCAGTTCCCGGGCCCCCAGTGGAGCGGCCACCACTGGCCACAGACGAAAAGATCCTCAATGGCCTCTTCTGGTACTTCTCAGCCTGTGAGAAGTGCGTGTTGGCCCAAGTGTGCAAGGCCTGGCGGCGTGTGCTCTACCAGCCCAAATTCTGGGCAGGCCTCACACCTGTGCTGCACGCCAAGGAGCTCTACAATGTGCTGCCTGGTGGCGAGAAGGAGTTTGTGAACCTGCAGGGCTTCGCTGCGCGTGGCTTTGAGGGTTTCTGTCTGGTTGGCGTCTCCGACCTGGACATCTGTGAGTTCATCGACAACTACGCCCTCTCTAAGAAGGGTGTCAAGGCCATGAGCCTCAAGCGCTCCACCATCACGGATGCTGGCCTGGAG GTGATGCTGGAGCAGATGCAGGGCGTCGTGCGCCTCGAGCTGTCGGGCTGCAACGACTTCACCGAGGCGGGGCTGTGGTCCAGCCTGAGCGCGCGCATCACCTCGCTGAGCGTCAGCGACTGCATCAACGTGGCCGACGACGCCATTGCGGCCATCTCGCAGCTGCTGCCCAACCTGGCCGAGCTGAGCTTGCAGGCCTACCACGTGACGGACACGGCGCTGGCCTACTTCACAGCACGCCAGGGCCACAGCACGCACACCCTGCGCCTGCTCTCCTGCTGGGAGATCACCAACCACGGCGTGGTCAACGTGGTGCACAGCCTGCCCAACCTCACAGCGCTCAGCCTCTCCGGCTGCTCCAAGGTCACCGACGATGGTGTCGAGCTCGTGGCGGAAAACCTGCGCAAGCTGCGCAGCCTCGACCTTTCGTGGTGCCCGCGCATCACCGACATGGCGCTCGAGTACGTGGCCTGCGACCTGCACCGCCTGGAGGAGCTGGTGCTGGACAG GTGTGTACGCATCACGGATACTGGCCTCAGCTATTTGTCCACCATGTCCTCCCTCCGCAGCCTCTACCTGCGATGGTGCTGCCAG GTGCAGGATTTCGGGCTGAAGCACCTCCTGGCCATGAGGAGTCTGCGTCTCTTGTCTCTGGCAG GCTGCCCGCTGCTGACCACCACGGGGCTGTCTGGCCTGGTGCAGCTGCAGGAGCTGGAGGAGCTGGAGCTGACCAACTGCCCCGGGGCCACCCCCGAGCTCTTCAAGTACTTCTCGCAGCACCTGCCCCGCTGTCTCGTCATCGAGTAG
- the JMJD8 gene encoding jmjC domain-containing protein 8 isoform X5, with protein MPRGGGLMAPGARLLFLLAVWTLAALARHGTGKAGDGGCYAFSRPVILQGLTDNSRFRALCSRERLLASFGDSVVRLSTANTYSYRKVDLPFQEYVEHLLYPQDPTSLGNDTLYFFGDNNFSEWASLFQHYSPPPFSLLGTTTAYSFGIAGAGSGVPFHWHGPGFSEVIYGRKRWFLYPPEKTPEFHPNKTTLAWLQDMYPTLAPSARPLECTVQAGAVFP; from the exons ATGCCTCGTGGCGGCGGGCTCATGGCGCCGGGGGCGCGGCTGCTCTTCCTGCTGGCGGTGTGGACGCTGGCTGCTCTGGCCCGGCACGGCACCGGGAAGGCGGGCGATGGAGGGTG CTACGCCTTCTCCAGACCCGTCATTCTGCAGGGGCTCACAGACAACTCG agGTTCCGGGCTTTGTGCTCCCGAGAAAGGCTACTGGCCTCCTTTGGGGACAGCGTGGTTCGGCTGAGCACTGCCAATACCTACTCCTACCGGAAAG TGGACCTGCCCTTTCAGGAGTATGTGGAGCACTTGCTGTATCCCCAGGACCCTACCTCCCTGGGCAACG ACACCTTGTATTTCTTTGGGGACAACAATTTCAGCGAATGGGCATCGCTCTTTCAGCACTACTCCCCACCACCATTTAGCCTGCTGGGTACCACTACTGCTTACAGTTTTGGAATCGCAG GAGCTGGCTCTGGGGTGCCCTTCCACTGGCATGGGCCCGGGTTCTCAGAGGTGATCTACGGCCGCAAG CGCTGGTTCCTATATCCCCCTGAGAAGACACCCGAGTTCCATCCCAATAAAACCACGCTGGCCTGGCTTCAGGACATGTACCCAACCCTGGCACCATCTGCAAGGCCCTTGGAGTGCACCGTCCAGGCTG gTGCTGTATTTCCCTGA
- the JMJD8 gene encoding jmjC domain-containing protein 8 isoform X3: MPRGGGLMAPGARLLFLLAVWTLAALARHGTGKAGDGGWQRPGPAVLAEEQRCAVERRADLSYSEFVQHYAFSRPVILQGLTDNSRFRALCSRERLLASFGDSVVRLSTANTYSYRKVDLPFQEYVEHLLYPQDPTSLGNDTLYFFGDNNFSEWASLFQHYSPPPFSLLGTTTAYSFGIAGAGSGVPFHWHGPGFSEVIYGRKRWFLYPPEKTPEFHPNKTTLAWLQDMYPTLAPSARPLECTVQAGEVLYFPDRWWHATLNLDTSVFISTFLS; this comes from the exons ATGCCTCGTGGCGGCGGGCTCATGGCGCCGGGGGCGCGGCTGCTCTTCCTGCTGGCGGTGTGGACGCTGGCTGCTCTGGCCCGGCACGGCACCGGGAAGGCGGGCGATGGAGGGTG GCAGCGGCCCGGACCGGCGGTCCTGGCGGAGGAGCAGCGCTGCGCCGTGGAACGTCGGGCGGACCTCAGCTACTCCGAGTTCGTGCAGCA CTACGCCTTCTCCAGACCCGTCATTCTGCAGGGGCTCACAGACAACTCG agGTTCCGGGCTTTGTGCTCCCGAGAAAGGCTACTGGCCTCCTTTGGGGACAGCGTGGTTCGGCTGAGCACTGCCAATACCTACTCCTACCGGAAAG TGGACCTGCCCTTTCAGGAGTATGTGGAGCACTTGCTGTATCCCCAGGACCCTACCTCCCTGGGCAACG ACACCTTGTATTTCTTTGGGGACAACAATTTCAGCGAATGGGCATCGCTCTTTCAGCACTACTCCCCACCACCATTTAGCCTGCTGGGTACCACTACTGCTTACAGTTTTGGAATCGCAG GAGCTGGCTCTGGGGTGCCCTTCCACTGGCATGGGCCCGGGTTCTCAGAGGTGATCTACGGCCGCAAG CGCTGGTTCCTATATCCCCCTGAGAAGACACCCGAGTTCCATCCCAATAAAACCACGCTGGCCTGGCTTCAGGACATGTACCCAACCCTGGCACCATCTGCAAGGCCCTTGGAGTGCACCGTCCAGGCTGGTGAG gTGCTGTATTTCCCTGACCGGTGGTGGCATGCCACGCTCAACCTGGACACCAGTGTTTTCATCTCTACCTTCCTCAGCTAG
- the STUB1 gene encoding E3 ubiquitin-protein ligase CHIP isoform X2 produces MQQHEQALADCRRALELDGQSVKAHFFLGQCQLEMESYDEAIANLQRAYNLAKEQRLNFGDDIPSALRIAKKKRWNSIEERRIHQENELHSYLTRLIVAERERELEECQRNHDGDEDDGHIRAQQACIEAKHDKYLADMDELFSQVDEKRKKRDIPDYLCGKISFELMREPCITPSGITYDRKDIEEHLQRVGHFDPVTRSPLTQEQLIPNLAMKEVIDAFISENGWVEDY; encoded by the exons ATGCAGCAGCATGAGCAGGCTCTGGCAGACTGCCGGCGGGCTTTGGAACTGGACGGGCAGTCTGTGAAGGCACACTTCTTCCTGGGGCAGTGCCAGCTAGAGATGGAGAGCTATGATGAGGCCATTGCTAATCTGCAGCGAG CCTACAACCTGGCCAAGGAGCAACGGCTCAACTTTGGGGATGACATCCCTAGTGCTCTGCGCATCGCTAAGAAGAAGCGATGGAACAGCATCGAGGAGCGGCGCATCCACCAGGAGAACGAGCTGCACTCCTACCTCACTCGGCTTATTGTGGCCGAGCGGGAGAG GGAACTAGAAGAATGTCAGCGGAATCACGACGGCGATGAGGACGATGGCCACATCCGGGCCCAGCAGGCCTGCATCGAGGCCAAGCAC GACAAGTATTTAGCAGACATGGATGAGCTTTTCTCCCAGGTGGATGAGAAGAGAAAG AAGCGAGACATCCCGGACTATCTGTGTGGCAAGATCAGCTTTGAGCTCATGCGGGAACCATGCATCACGCCCAGCGGCATCACCTATGACCGAAAGGACATTGAGGAGCATCTGCAG CGCGTGGGCCACTTTGACCCTGTCACCCGGAGCCCCCTGACCCAGGAACAGCTCATCCCCAACCTGGCCATGAAAGAGGTCATTGATGCTTTCATCTCCGAGAACGGCTGGGTGGAGGACTACTGA
- the JMJD8 gene encoding jmjC domain-containing protein 8 isoform X1, translated as MPRGGGLMAPGARLLFLLAVWTLAALARHGTGKAGDGGWQRPGPAVLAEEQRCAVERRADLSYSEFVQHYAFSRPVILQGLTDNSRFRALCSRERLLASFGDSVVRLSTANTYSYRKVDLPFQEYVEHLLYPQDPTSLGNDTLYFFGDNNFSEWASLFQHYSPPPFSLLGTTTAYSFGIAGAGSGVPFHWHGPGFSEVIYGRKVSTGWGLGLGAYGLQQSDLIAPVLSAGSYIPLRRHPSSIPIKPRWPGFRTCTQPWHHLQGPWSAPSRLVSRCCISLTGGGMPRSTWTPVFSSLPSSASQSGRLIVRDVSLLQHMG; from the exons ATGCCTCGTGGCGGCGGGCTCATGGCGCCGGGGGCGCGGCTGCTCTTCCTGCTGGCGGTGTGGACGCTGGCTGCTCTGGCCCGGCACGGCACCGGGAAGGCGGGCGATGGAGGGTG GCAGCGGCCCGGACCGGCGGTCCTGGCGGAGGAGCAGCGCTGCGCCGTGGAACGTCGGGCGGACCTCAGCTACTCCGAGTTCGTGCAGCA CTACGCCTTCTCCAGACCCGTCATTCTGCAGGGGCTCACAGACAACTCG agGTTCCGGGCTTTGTGCTCCCGAGAAAGGCTACTGGCCTCCTTTGGGGACAGCGTGGTTCGGCTGAGCACTGCCAATACCTACTCCTACCGGAAAG TGGACCTGCCCTTTCAGGAGTATGTGGAGCACTTGCTGTATCCCCAGGACCCTACCTCCCTGGGCAACG ACACCTTGTATTTCTTTGGGGACAACAATTTCAGCGAATGGGCATCGCTCTTTCAGCACTACTCCCCACCACCATTTAGCCTGCTGGGTACCACTACTGCTTACAGTTTTGGAATCGCAG GAGCTGGCTCTGGGGTGCCCTTCCACTGGCATGGGCCCGGGTTCTCAGAGGTGATCTACGGCCGCAAGGTCAGCacaggatgggggctggggctCGGGGCTTACGGACTGCAACAGAGTGACCTTATTGCTCCCGTCCTCAGCGCTGGTTCCTATATCCCCCTGAGAAGACACCCGAGTTCCATCCCAATAAAACCACGCTGGCCTGGCTTCAGGACATGTACCCAACCCTGGCACCATCTGCAAGGCCCTTGGAGTGCACCGTCCAGGCTGGTGAG caggTGCTGTATTTCCCTGACCGGTGGTGGCATGCCACGCTCAACCTGGACACCAGTGTTTTCATCTCTACCTTCCTCAGCTAGCCAGAGTGGGCGGCTG ATAGTCCGGGATGTCTCGCTTCTGCAGCACATGGGGTGA
- the JMJD8 gene encoding jmjC domain-containing protein 8 isoform X2 translates to MPRGGGLMAPGARLLFLLAVWTLAALARHGTGKAGDGGWQRPGPAVLAEEQRCAVERRADLSYSEFVQHYAFSRPVILQGLTDNSRFRALCSRERLLASFGDSVVRLSTANTYSYRKVDLPFQEYVEHLLYPQDPTSLGNDTLYFFGDNNFSEWASLFQHYSPPPFSLLGTTTAYSFGIAGAGSGVPFHWHGPGFSEVIYGRKRWFLYPPEKTPEFHPNKTTLAWLQDMYPTLAPSARPLECTVQAGEQVLYFPDRWWHATLNLDTSVFISTFLS, encoded by the exons ATGCCTCGTGGCGGCGGGCTCATGGCGCCGGGGGCGCGGCTGCTCTTCCTGCTGGCGGTGTGGACGCTGGCTGCTCTGGCCCGGCACGGCACCGGGAAGGCGGGCGATGGAGGGTG GCAGCGGCCCGGACCGGCGGTCCTGGCGGAGGAGCAGCGCTGCGCCGTGGAACGTCGGGCGGACCTCAGCTACTCCGAGTTCGTGCAGCA CTACGCCTTCTCCAGACCCGTCATTCTGCAGGGGCTCACAGACAACTCG agGTTCCGGGCTTTGTGCTCCCGAGAAAGGCTACTGGCCTCCTTTGGGGACAGCGTGGTTCGGCTGAGCACTGCCAATACCTACTCCTACCGGAAAG TGGACCTGCCCTTTCAGGAGTATGTGGAGCACTTGCTGTATCCCCAGGACCCTACCTCCCTGGGCAACG ACACCTTGTATTTCTTTGGGGACAACAATTTCAGCGAATGGGCATCGCTCTTTCAGCACTACTCCCCACCACCATTTAGCCTGCTGGGTACCACTACTGCTTACAGTTTTGGAATCGCAG GAGCTGGCTCTGGGGTGCCCTTCCACTGGCATGGGCCCGGGTTCTCAGAGGTGATCTACGGCCGCAAG CGCTGGTTCCTATATCCCCCTGAGAAGACACCCGAGTTCCATCCCAATAAAACCACGCTGGCCTGGCTTCAGGACATGTACCCAACCCTGGCACCATCTGCAAGGCCCTTGGAGTGCACCGTCCAGGCTGGTGAG caggTGCTGTATTTCCCTGACCGGTGGTGGCATGCCACGCTCAACCTGGACACCAGTGTTTTCATCTCTACCTTCCTCAGCTAG
- the WDR24 gene encoding GATOR complex protein WDR24, which yields MEKMSRVTTALGGSTLTGRTMHCHLDAPANAISVCRDAAQVVVAGRSIFKIYAIEDEQFVEKLNLRVGRKPSLNLSCADVVWHQMDENLLATAATNGVVVTWNLGRPSRNKQDQLFTEHKRTVNKVCFHPTEAHVLLSGSQDGFMKCFDLRRKDSVSTFSGQSESVRDVQFSIRDYFTFASTFENGNVQLWDIRRPDRCERMFTAHNGPVFCCDWHPEDRGWLATGGRDKMVKVWDMTTHRAKEVHCVQTIASVARVKWRPECRHHLATCSMMVDHNIYVWDVRRPFVPAAMFEEHRDVTTGIAWRHPHDPSFLLSGSKDSTLCQHLFRDASQPVERANPEGLCYGLFGDLAFAAKESLVATESGRKPYAGDRRHPIFFKRKLDPAEPFVGLASSALSVFEIEPGSGSMSWFVDTAERYALAGRPLAELCDHNAKVARELGRNQVAQTWTMLRIIYCSPGLASATSLNHSVGKGSSCGLPLMNSFNLKDMAPGLGSETRLDRSKGDTRSDTVLLDSSATLITNEDNEETEGSDVPADYLLGDVEGEEDELYLLDPEHAHPEDPEYVLPQEAFPLRHEIVDTPPGPEHLQDKADSPHVSGSEADAASLAPVDSSFSLLSVSHALHDTRLPPDFFSALVCDMLRFYAEQGDVQMAVSVLIVLGERVRKDIDEQTQEHWYTSYIDLLQRFCLWNVSNQVVKLSTSRAISCLNQASTTLHVNCSHCKRPMSSRGWVCDRCHRCASMCAVCHHVVKGLFVWCQGCSHGGHLQHIMKWLEGSSHCPAGCGHLCEYS from the exons ATGGAGAAGATGTCCCGAGTGACCACAGCCCTGGGTGGCAGCACGCTGACAGGCCGCACTATGCACTGCCACCTGGATGCACCAGCCAATGCCATCAGCGTGTGCCGTGATGCAGCCCAGGTGGTCGTGGCAGGCCGCAGCATCTTCAAGATCTATGCCATTGAGGACGAGCAGTTTGTGGAGAAGCTGAACCTCCGTGTGGGCCGCAAGCCCTCACTCAACCTGAGCTGCGCGGACGTAGTCTGGCACCAGATGGACGAGAACCTGCTGGCCACGGCGGCCACCAATGGCGTGGTGGTCACGTGGAACCTGGGCCGGCCATCCCGCAACAAGCAGGACCAGCTGTTCACAGAGCACAAGCGCACAGTGAACAAAGTCTGCTTCCATCCCACTGAGGCCCACGTGCTGCTCAGCGGTTCCCAGGACGGCTTCATGAAGTGCTTTGACCTCCGCAGGAAGGACTCTGTCAGCACCTTCTCGG GCCAGTCGGAGAGTGTGCGGGACGTCCAGTTCAGCATCCGGGACTACTTCACCTTCGCATCCACCTTTGAGAATGGCAACGTGCAGCTCTGGGACATCCGGAGGCCTGACCGCTGTGAGAGAATGTTCACTGCCCATAACGGGCCTGTCTTCTGCTGCGACTGGCACCCTGAggacag GGGCTGGCTGGCCACGGGTGGACGTGACAAGATGGTGAAGGTCTGGGACATGACCACGCACCGTGCCAAGGAGGTGCACTGTGTGCAAACCATCGCCTCAGTAGCCCGTGTCAAGTGGCGGCCTGAGTGCCGCCACCACCTAGCCACCTGCTCCATGATGGTAGACCATAACATCTACGTGTGGGATGTGCGCCGGCCTTTTGTCCCGGCTGCCATGTTCGAGGAGCACCGCGACGTCACAACAGGCATTGCCTGGCGCCACCCACACgacccctccttcctgctctcgGGCTCTAAGGACAGCACACTGTGCCAGCACCTGTTCCGTGATGCCAGCCAGCCTGTTGAGCGGGCCAACCCCGAGGGCCTCTGCTATGGCCTCTTTGGGGACCTGGCCTTCGCTGCTAAGGAGAGCCTAGTGGCCACCGAGTCTGGGCGCAAGCCCTATGCCGGTGATCGGCGCCACCCCATCTTCTTCAAGCGCAAGCTGGACCCTGCCGAACCTTTTGTGGGCCTCGCGTCCAGTGCCCTCAGCGTCTTTGAGATAGAGCCTGGCAGTGGCAGCATGAGCTGGTTCGTGGACACCGCTGAGCGTTATGCCCTGGCTGGTCGGCCTCTGGCTGAGCTCTGTGACCACAATGCAAAAGTGGCTCGGGAGCTTGGCCGCAACCAG GTAGCACAGACCTGGACCATGCTGCGGATCATCTACTGTAGCCCTGGCCTGGCGTCTGCCACCAGCCTCAACCACAGTGTGGGCAAGGGCAGCTCTTGTGGCTTGCCACTCATGAACAG TTTCAACCTGAAGGATATGGCCCCAGGGTTGGGCAGTGAGACCAGACTGGACCGTAGCAAAGGTGATACACGGAGCGACACGGTGCTGCTTGACTCCTCAGCCACACTCATCACCAATGAGG ATAACGAAGAGACAGAGGGCAGCGACGTGCCTGCAGACTACCTGCTGGGCGACGTGGAGGGCGAGGAGGATGAGCTGTACCTGTTGGACCCGGAGCATGCACACC CAGAGGACCCGGAGTACGTGCtgccccaggaagccttcccactaCGCCACGAGATCGTGGACACTCCGCCTGGCCCCGAGCACCTGCAGGACAAGGCCGACTCGCCCCACGTGAGCGGCAGCGAGGCTGACGCGGCTTCCCTGGCGCCCGTGGACTCCTCCTTCTCGCTCCTCTCCGTCTCACATGCTCTCCACGACACCCGGCTGCCCCCTGACTTCTTCAGTGCCCTGGTGTGTGACATGCTGCGCTTCTACGCCGAGCAGGGTGACGTACAGATGGCTGTGTCCGTGCTCATCGTGCTGGGCGAGCGCGTGCGCAAGGACATTGATGAGCAGACGCAG gaGCACTGGTACACGTCCTACATCGACCTGTTGCAGCGCTTCTGCCTCTGGAACGTGTCCAACCAGGTCGTGAAGCTCAGCACCAGCCGCGCCATCAGCTGCCTCAACCAGGCGTCCACCACTCTGCACGTCAACTGCAGCCACTGCAAGCGGCCGATGAGCAGCCGCGGCTGGGTCTGTGACCGGTGCCACCGCTGCGCCAGCATGTGCGCCGTGTGCCACCACGTGGTCAAGGGTCTGTTCGTGTGGTGCCAGGGTTGCAGCCACGGTGGCCACCTGCAGCACATCATGAAATGGCTGGAGGGCAGCTCCCACTGCCCCGCGGGCTGCGGCCACCTGTGCGAGTACTCCTGA